Within the Fibrobacter sp. genome, the region CTTCTATTCTCGGCAATCTCTCTGTTGCTGCTGGCATACACAAACCGTTTTCATGCCCTTGCCGCCCTTATCCGCGATCTCCATCGCCGATACATGCTCAAACCGGAACCGCTTATCTTTGCCCAGATCAAAAGCCTTCAGAAGAGAATTACCATTATCAGAAACATGCAGTTCATTGCGGCAATAAGCTTTTTCTTCTGCACAGCATGCGTATTTCTGCTTTTTATCGGGTACCTGAAAGCAGCGGAAATCGCGTTTATAACATCAATAACCGCTCTTATGATCTCCCTTTTTCTCTCTGCCCTGGAGATCAATCGTTCCAGCGATGACATCAATATGCAGTTGCGGAATCTTGAGGAGCACAAGTAAAATCACGGTCCTTTTCTCACTCCTCCACCTGCGGTTTTCTTCTTAAAGCCTTCCTGATCCCGGTTTTCTCTTTTAACTTCCGCCTCTTTCGTTTTACACCCGAGGGGACTTTGGTAGGAATACGTGGTGGCTTTTTTCGGTTCAGCTTTTCAAGCCTGAACCGGAGAGTTTTCAGACATGCTTTACGATTGAGATACTGGCTCCGCTCTCTTCTGCAGGTAACAGCCAAGCCACTGGGACGATGAACGAGTCTGACCCCGCTTTCGGTCTTGTTGACGTGCTGCCCGCCCCTGCCGCTGGAGCGGAAAGTGAAGATTTCGCATTCGGCAAGAAGATCTTCATCTGAAAGGGGGATATGGAACTCTTCCATATCCCCAAAATAATATGCAGTTATCTTCCGGAAATGCTAATCTTTTTAGTTTCATTAAAACTGCTACACGCAGATATCTCTTCTCACACAAGCACTCTCTTTTCCGGCGTTAAAACACAAAATGCACTCTATACTGCAATCTCGGAAATCTTATCAGATTCCACATTCCCAAATCCCAGTTCTCCTGCCACCTTCAGATGCTTCACCTGCTTGCCTTCAAAGGTCTTTCCATACCAGGAGGCCAGAGTGACAGCATAACTGTCAACAGCTACCGGATCTGTTCCAGCCACAAAAGTCTTCAGTTCAGCTACTTTTCCCGGACCGGCAGGACCATTGTCAAGCAAAGCCCTGGTGGCATCCACAATACTGAGCGTGGGTTTTATATAATAGAGCTGCTCCGCTATGGCAGTGTGCATGTCCATCTCACGATGGAAAGCTCCCCTCTCCTTTATTAACCCCATCAGTCCCTTGAGATTCAAGGAAACTCCTCCTGCACTGTGGGATTTGGCCGCAGGAAGTGATATGAGAGTATCACAAAGGTAAACTTCCTTCACCACATCCGTCTCCCTGAGCTCCTTTGCCCTGGAGTCACTCTTACGCACATACATGCTGTCCTGCTTGGGAATAAACAGAACCGAACCTTTTAAATCCTTTATAGCGGCCGCTATACCTGTCTTCTCTTTACAATGTTCAGGATCTCTTATTGTATTGTCACATACAATTACCCTCTTCGCCCCTGCCTCGATACACATTTTAGCAAGAGTAAAAACCGCCTCCGGGCTGGTTCCTGTTCCCCAGTCCGGGGGATTGGGAAAACTCATGTTGACCTTTATCAACACCCTGCTGTCCTGCTTTACAAATCTCGATATTCCCCCCATCTTTTCAAGAATCTTCGGCAGCATCTCTGCAGCACTGCCCTTACCCACATACACCTCGCTCTTAGAGCCGGTTTGCTGTGCAAAACTATTTCCCGTCGCCAGAACCGCAGCACCTGCTGCAGAAGCCAGAAATTCACGCCTTGAAATCGCCATCAGTACCTCCGGAACTCCCTATATGTTCATTTGCTTAAATAGATTTGTTCAAAATTCTTTTTTTTTTACAGGAAATCTTCTAATCACCTGAACCTGAAAAGGCTCCTTTATTCGATAAATCCATCTGAAAAGCCTTCACTTACCTCACCAGATTCACCTGCATAATCCAATTCGTTGTCCAGATGGACACTGTCTGACTTACGCCGCCTCTCCCGGATCACCTCTTTCTGCCAGACACTTGCATACTCTCCACTCTCCCTGCGGTTCTCCCCGAATTTGTAAACAACTATTGCCGCCTGATCGAAAATGGGACAGTTCTGTTCACACAGACCGCATCCGGCACAAAGGTCTTCAAACACCACAGGTACCTTGAACCTTCCCTTGACCGTATCTACCATCCTGAACTCTATAGCATTATAAGGACAAACCTCATCACAAACCAGACATTCTCTATTTTGTGCCCAGGCCAGACACTTGTGACGGTCTATCACTGCAGTTCCGATCTTTGCAAACTGCTTCTCCTCAAGCGGTAGCTTCCGTATAGCCCCGTTAGGACACACGTTTCCGCAAAGGGAGCATTTCTCCTCACACCCTCCTATCCTCGGAACAAGCTTAGGAGTGTAAAGGCGCGAAAAGCCATCTGTAAACATGCAGGGTTGAAGCCCATTTGTAGGACACACCTTCATGCACTCACCACAACCAGAACACCTGGCAAGAAACTTCTCCTCAGGTAAAGCACCCGGAGGACGGATCAGCCGCCCGTGATCATCGCGCTTATTTATGGCCGTTGCCCTGAAAACCGGAAGCATCAATACTCCTCCGGCAACCCCGGCAAGAAGATGACGTCTCTGCAGGTCCGGTCCGCTCCCACCTGTAAACTGCGGGCGCAACAGCTGGAAACTGCTGCAGCCATCCTTAAGCTCCACACAGACACCGCACTCTATGCACTCCGAGACATCTGTTCCTGAAACATTCTTTTTGTCAATTGTACCGGTAGGGCATACTGCCGCACATCGCGAACAGGAATTGCACTTTGCAGCATTTACAGCTCTTCTGAAAAAAGTGAAACGGCTTAACAATCCCAGAAATGCACCTGTGGGACAGATATTGGCACACCAGAACCGCTTCTGCCAGAATCCTCCGGCAGTAACCAGCAGTAAAAGGATGACTGTAAGGATTACCCCATAGTAAAGGGGTACTGCCGAAGAAAAAAATCCGCTTATCCTTTCAACAACCGGCGGCCAGATCCACCCTGTCAGATTCAACAGATCAACACCAAAAACACTGAGAACCGGATTTACCAGAACAGTAAGAAAACGGGTAGTTATAGTCAAGGGATCGGCAATCAGGGGAAAGAAGGAACCAAACATGGCCAGAACAATAAGGACAATCAAAAGCACATACTTGATGCGCCGGAAAAATCCCGGTATCCTCCGTCCAGCGGAACGCATCTTCTCAAATATAAACTTGTCCAGAAAATCAATTATGGAACCTAAAGGACAGAAAAAACCGCAGAAGAACCGTCCGAAAAGCGCGGTTAAGATCATTATCGCTGCGGCCGTAACAGCTATCGGTACATAGAAAGATCTGGAAGCGATTGTTGTAAGTAAACCTGTAAGAGGATTTGCCCATAGAAGGATCTCACTATCCCATCTGTAGGCAGCAGGATTTCTGTTGAGGAAGAAGAACAGGAAGAGGAAAGAGAGGAAGAAGAAAATCTGAGAGATAACCCTGAATGTTCTCATTTTAAGCGCTCAAGTTAGATGTTAAAACAAATAAATACTAAAAATCTTTTCTCTTATATTTAAAAAAATCATTTCTTAATCAGCATAATCAAGGTTTACTCTTCTGAAAAGAAGATAAAACACACCTTTTTATTTTGCCAATATAAACATCAATCCAGGTTGAACTCCACTATCTGTCTCACTCTGACCTGCACAGGTATGTTTTTATTACGTGCAGGTTTGAAACGCCAGGTCGAAACCGTCTTCCTTGCTGCCGCTGTAATGCTTGAGTGAGGAGATCTGACAATATCTATATTTTTTACTTTCCCCTGCATATCGATCACTATAAGCATCTCAAGCACTCCTTCGATCTCAAGTTCCCTCGCCCTCCGGGGATACTCGATCGGTGGCTTGTAAAGAGGTACCGCAGCTTCATCAGTTTCCCCTTCCTCAAACACCACAGCCTGCAGATCCTGCTGCTCCATCACCACCTCACCACTGCCCTCCACCGAGAGGTCCGGAGTAAACTTGAAGCTCACAGGGTCAGATCTCTGCCCGCTGAGAGGATTTGATATCTTGCGGAATTTCTGCTCTACAGGGTTTTCCTTCTTCTCCTCTGGTTTTCTATACTCTATTACCGTTTCCAATGGTTTACGCTGATTGGCTGCGGAATCGATACCCGAGGAGAAAAGTCTTTGCAAAAGGGGAAAGATCGAAAAGAGGAGAGCGTTTATCAGAATTGCCAGTATCAGGATAAGAAGTATTGCTGCTGCCTTGCGGAAACGCCTGACCACAATTTACTCCCGATCCGCGGCAATGGAAACATGCTTTGCACCTGCGAGAGCACACTGATCCATCACCTCCACAGCCTTCTCTATCATCGCCTTGCGGTCAGCTATAATCACTATCGACATGTCCGGCCGTTTCTCCAGTTCCTGAGAAACAAGATACCTCAATCTCTCGATTCCCACCTGGCGTCCAAACACATGGATACTTCCCTCCCTGCTTATACCCACCAGCATCGTTTTCTGGCCCTGAAAAACAGCAGTCTGAGCCTTCGGCTTCGATACATCAACACCGGTCTGACGGTTGAAATTGGTGGTGATTACAAAAAAGATCAGCAGGATAAAGACCATATCGATCAGAGGGCTGATATTGATATCTGCAGTCTGCGAATCATCGTCAAAAAGCGCGTAATCCTCAAACATGTTTCCCTGCCTGCTTTCCGTTGCCTGAGAATCGTTTGACAATGCTTTCCCCGTCAATGAAAAGCTGTTTCTGAAACCTGGTTTTCCTGTTATTGATAAAATTATGCAGAAGAAGTCCAGGAAAAGCAGCAATCAGACCAGCTTCGGTTGTAAGCAGTGCAACAGAGATTCCTTCAGCAGTTAAAGCCGGATTCCCCACACCGAAAGTGGTTATTACATCGAAAGTCTGAATCATCCCGACCACTGTTCCCAGAAGCCCCAGAAGAGGAGCGACTGTGATAAAGGCAGCCATGGAATCGAGTCCCTGATTTGTAAATGGCACTATTGAGAGAAGAAACTCCCTGAAATACATCCTGAAAGCAACAGGAGACAGATTGCTTCCGGAAAGATTTTTTATCAGCCGGTCGAAATGCCTGTCACCTGTCCGGACCAACTCTGAAGATATCCTGATCCCCTTTTCAAAAGCAGAAACAAAAATGCGGCGTGCCCTCTCCAGACTCCATAACTCATAAAGCTTCATCAAACCTGTAAACCATACTACAATTGATACCATCAGAATGGGCCACATGATCCATCCGCCCTGGTTGAAGGTATCGAGCACCACCCTGATCATCTTTCAGTTTCCCCCTCAGGATAGAGCCGATTGATCAGACTCATGGCATGGAGTTGGAGATCTGAGCTGATTCTGTTTTTCCTGTTTCTGAGATAGTTATGAATCAAAAGTATCGGTATTGCAACTATCAACCCCACCTCTGTTGTAATAAGGGCCTCGGAAATCCCTCCAGCCAGAAGTTTGGGATCACCTGTGCCGAACCTGGTGATCACTTCAAATAAACTGATCATCCCGGTTACAGTCCCCAGCAATCCCAGAAGAGGCGCAACCGCGGCAATTACAGCAAGGGTATTAAGATGAGAAGCAAGTCCCGGCATCTCCTTCATCAACACCTCTTTTACAGCCTCCTCCGCTCCTTTGCGGCTGCCGCTGCTGTTTTTCAGGCAGGTCCGGGCAATTTTTACTGCTGCACCCTTGCCTTTCTTTTCCAGAAACTTAAGCGCCCCCTCCCTGTCACTATTATTGAGATACTCCTCTACCTTTCTGTAAATGCCTGCATTTCGGGAGCGTTTACCGGCAAATTGGACAAGCTTTATGATCACGAGAATCAGAGCCCAGAGAGGAAGCAGGCATAGAGGAACCATCACTGGCCCGCCGGCAATAAGAAAAGCCTTCAGACGCACCCAGGCAGTTTCTGCCTTTCCGGTTGCAAGCATCTTTGAGTTCTCATTCTGTAAAACATCCACAGGGACAATTCCGCCAGGTACACCAGTTTCTATCCATGAGCCAAATGCATTTGTAAGAGAAGCTTTCAGTTCCGGGTTTTCGATCCTGATTGTCTTGTAGCGGTCAATACCCTCTCTGCCTGTCTGTGCAATACTGTAAAGTGAACCATCCTCAGCCATGCCATACCCGAATACATTTCCGAAACGCGCCACAGTCATCAGTACCGGTTCACCTCCCTCGGGAAAGAGAGTCTGACGGCTGATGGAAAGCCGGCTGCCTGTTCCGGCAGATTCTGTGAGACAGGCAGTCAAAGCCCCGGTAGCAGCTATGATATTACCATCCTTTAACAGAGAACTTCTCAGGGATTCGACCCGCTTTCGTTCCTGCTCCATATCAGTCGGAAAAACCGAAGACACCTCATCAGACTCTTTCTGAAGTATATCCTCCAGAACCGATCTGACATAATTCCACTCCTGCTTTTTATCTTCCAGTTCCTTTCCGGCTTCCTCCAGGCGGCGTTCCAGAGAATAGATCTCCTCTTTTATCGATGCTACCGTGCCAAAGGCTTTTTCCTGCTGTTCGGCCAGCCTCTCCAGCTCTTCTTTATCAATTTCCCGTTTTTCAATAAAACGCTGCTTTTCTCCCCAGCGCTCAGCTATCTGATTCTGCAGCGTCTCACGAGCATCCTGAAGCTTCACTTTAAGCGAAGATAGTTGCTGCTGGAGCTCTTTCTCCTTTTGATTCTTGTCAGGAGCGGCTCCGATGGATACAAACAGACAGAACAGAAGAAAAAGAGGTCTACTTCGCATTGACAACCTCCTTTTCTTTCACAGAAGCAAATGGCAGGTTAACAAGCACCGGAACAGTCTTTCCCTCTCTTATTTTTACCGCTTTAAGCAGAGACGCCGCGACAGCAGGATCCTCAACCGGTTTCCATTCGTTCTCCTCACGGTAAAAAGCCTTCTCTCCCCTGCTGTCAACAACCGCTTCAAAAACGCACCCTACTCGGAGACGGTATACGGTGCCGCTTATCTGTTTGACCGGTGAGATCCCCTCCGCAACCTGAACCTCTCTTGACAGTATTTTCATGTCATGGGCGATGCGGACAAAGCGATGGAGAGCTTCTGTGTTGTCGATCGATCCGGAGGTTATTTCGCTCCTGAGATAAATTATACTCCCTCTGACCTGCTCAGATGCAAGAGGAGGAAGTCTCTCTGATTCTGCAAGCAAGTCATTGCATGAGAGAAGCAGCTTCTCCCTCAGGCGTTTCTGAAGCAGTTCCTGCTGTTTCATTCCGGTATTTACACTCAGAAGACGGCTCTCAAGGGAGTCCCTGACCGAAGAAAGCGCTTTGATCTGGTTTTCTGTAGAGTCAATCTGCCCCTTCAATGCGGAGATTTTCCGGGCTGTCCTGCTCTGGTAGGAATCGAATTCCGCTTTATCCTTAGCACGCTCTTTCTTGACCTTTGAACGTTCAGATTCGATCTTTGCCAGTTCCTTCTTTACCCTGGCTATCTCTTCATCAACACTGCCCTGCTCAGCTCCAGCTTCTAAACCGCTTAACAGCAGCACAAGAAAAAAAAACAGAATCCGGATCACATCACCTCCGACTAACAGAATCAATCTTTTGGGTCAAAACAGATCTAAAAACTAAATCCAAGAAAGGCCATTTTTCAATGCCTTACCCGCTATCCCTAAATCTCCAACACACTCCGACGCTTCTCAATCCAGCTTACATAGTCTGCATCTGCGGTCTTACTGTGCTCCATGAGCCAACCGGTCAGAAAAATACGCAACTGCGCCGGATTCTGCTTTCCGCCTCCGGAATTTTCCATGAAACTGACCAGTTTTGCTGCCGCATACTCATGATCCGTCTGATGAGAAGCGAAACCTGGATACTCATAGAGTCTCATCAGATTCTCTTCAGAGGTAAAATGAAAATTGACATAAAGCTCTATCTCCCTTAGAAGTGGCTCCAGAGAGCTGCCCTGAAAAGTCTCCAGACCATCGAAAAGCCGGTACAGATACTGATGCTGGATATCCATCTCTGCAAAACCTAAAAGGTATCTTTCGCCTTCAGCCACTATATTCTCCTTTTTTGATTCCTGAATTGAACTTCAAGTGTGAACTAATCTACAAATATAGATTATAGTTTATAACTCAATGGAGGAGACCAATGAGACGTCTTGCAGGTTTAATCACTTTAATAGTACCTATTTCTTTGTATGCCGTAACCAAATTTCCATTTCCACATAATGCAAATTACTCCTACGGCATAAAACCTTCCAGCATCAATTCCGATGTTGTCCAGGCCTCTTACGAAGATTTCCTCAATCGTTTCTATACAGAATCCGGAAACCTGGCCCGAATCAAATTTGATGATCAAAATTATACAGTCAGCGAAGGAATTGGCTACGGGATGCTTGTGATGGTGTACATGGATAATGCGAAAAACAACACCCGTGACAAATTCGACAAACTATGGGCCTATTACAACAAGTTTCTAAACGAACGGGGCCTGATGCACTGGAAAATACGCGGATTTGATGGTGTAGACCAACAAAATGCCGCTACTGACGCGGAACTGGATGTGGCTGCAGCCCTGATGATGGCTTACAAGCAGTGGGGAGACGAAAAGTATCTAAATGATGCAAAAAACCTTATAAACAAAATCGCAGCCCATGAGGTAAATGAAAACGGCCACCTGAAACCCGGTGATGCATGGGATTCAAAGAAAAATCCCTCCTACTTCAGCACTGGAGCAATGGAACTCTTTAAACAGGCAAGTTCCTTTGATTGGGACAAGGTTATTACCAACTCATATAATCTGCTTAAAAAAGTAAGAAACGCAAATACCGGTCTTGTCCCTGACTGGTGCAGTGAAAGTGGCAACCCCGAGGGTGATTACTACTATGATGCCACAAGGACCCCATGGCGCATGGCCTGGGCTTACGCCTGGTATGGACATAGTGATGCTAAAGATGTCGCATCAAAAATAGCCACCTGGATAAATGGAAAAACAAACGGATCGGCAAAGAACATAGTCGATGGCTACACCCTGGATGGCGGCAACAAGAGCCAATGGAATGTTGCAGCTTTTATAGGACCATTCGCCTGTGCCGGCATGGTTGATCAAACCCATCAGGCCTGGCTGGATAATGCCTACGATCACCTTGCCTCATTTGCATCCAAGACCGATGATTCTTATTACAATCAATCTCTCGAGATACTTACTCTGCTCCTTTTATCCGGTAATATGCCAAACTTCTGGGCTACTCAACAGCCACAAACTTTCACCCTTACCGTTTCCACACAGCCATCTGCAGGCGGAACAGTCACTAAAAACCCCTCTGCATCACAGTACAACAGCGGAGCAACTGTAACCATTGAAGCCGCACCTAATAATGGCTACCGTTTTGTCAACTGGAGCGGGGATATCTCCGGCACTGAAACATCAAAAACCATAACAATGACCAAAAACATGAACGTGGTCGCAAATTTCGAAGTCATTCAGACCGAAACCTACACCCTTACAGTTTCCACACAGCCATCTGCAGGCGGGACCGTCACCAAAAACCCCTCAGCATCACAGTACAACAGCGGGGCGACAGTAACCCTTGAGGCGGTACCGAACGATGGCTACCGTTTTGTCAACTGGAGCGGGGATATCTCCGGCACTGAGACACAAAAGACCATAACAATGACTAAAAACATGAATGTGGTGGCAAATTTCGAAGCCCTGCAGCAGAAATATACTATCACCCTTTCCGCTCAACCTGCCAATGGAGGTACAGTCAACAAATACCCAACAGAAGAACAATATAACAGCGGCACTTATGTAACTGTTCAGGCTGTTCCTCAGGATGGTTATCGATTTGTCAATTGGAGCGGAGATATATCTGGCACAGAATTATCAAAAACATTCCAGATTACTGCGAATATGAATATCACAGCGGTTTTCGAGCCGAATGTGGGAGTCAGTCATAATCTGGCTGGTTCGAGATCCACGGTTTTAAATCTTCAGCAGAATTCAGGAAGTCTTGTTCTTGAATATTCAACTGTCAAAGCAGAAAGAGTCAGCATTACGATTCATGATATAACAGGGAAAACCGTACTTGCTCCTGTAAACGGATTTATCCCTGCAGGAAGACATCTGATGAGAGTCAGAACAGCACTTAACAGTGGAATATACTGGATCAGAATGCGTTCAGCCAATGGAGAACTTGTCAGGTCGGCAACAATAACCAGATAACAAGAATCTTTCGGGCTCTCAAAAAGAGGGCCCGTTTTTTACAAAGTCAAGTTCTCCGGTATCTCGGAAAGAATCATTTCCTTTAATACCTCCCCGTCGATATCTGCCGGCAACACCTCGTCACTCACCGCAACCGAGGCAGCCACACCTGCAGCTTCTCCTATACCCGCTACAACAGGCATCACTCTAAGAGATGAATGCGCTTCATGTGTTGAGCTGATACAGCGTGACCCGATAAGCAGGTTTTCCACTCTGCATGGAACTATCGAACGGTAGGGAATCTCATAATACTCGCCATCCTTAAGATGTCTGAGCACTGTACCGGAACCTACCGGATTGTGAATATCGATGGGATAACAGCTCCTCGCTACCCCATCGTGGAACTTTCGCCCCTCAAGTACATCCTCTCCTGAAATGACATACTGCCCTCTTATCCTCCTTGTCTCCCGAACCCCGATCTGAGCAGCGGTCTTGATCAGGGAAGCACCGGAAAAACCCGGAAATCTCTCCTTGAACAGACGAAATATCTCAAATGCCTGCCGTCTTCCTTCCACTTCAGCATTTGTCAAATCAAAGCCGCATATCCCGGATTTTCCGATTACCCGGGTGGTGTTAAAATGAAAGATTCCTTTCTCCAAAGTCTCAAAGACCAGTACATCCTCTCTGGGCTGATCAATCTCACCATTCTCTTTGGCTTCAAGCAGTATCGATGTGAGTGCATCTCTCAATGTCAAGGCATCCAAACCGGGGTCAACACCAGCGACCTTGAAACAAAGAGTCATCGGTTGACATGCATTGTCATCCGGACGCCCTACTTCAAACGGCACACCAGCACTTGCTGCCAGGTCACCGTCACCTGTGGCATCAATAAAAATTCTCGCGTTGATTCTGGATATCCCTGACTTGTTATATACCCGGACAGAATCGATCCTGTCCCTGCTTGTCTGAGCATCCAGGAAAACAGTGTGCAGGAGCAGATCTATTCCCTGCCCAAGTACCATTTTATCAAGCACCGATTTAAGTACTTCATCGTCAAATACACACCCCTGAGCATCCAGAGCATTTTCCAGAGCCAGGCACTGAAGAATCTGGTCAAATGTCTCAGAGCAAAGCCTTTTACCTGCAGTGCTGTAAGCCATAAAGGGATTGACCAGCCCGGCTGTAGCCATCCCTCCCAAAAAGCCATACCGCTCTACAAGCAAAACATTCATTCCATATCTGGAAGCAGCGAGTGCTGCACAAACACCTCCTGGTCCTCCGCCTATTACAGCAACATCATAGGTTTGGTTTAAATCCATGTAAGTAAATCCTCTCTCTAATTATTAGGAATACTATTGAGAGGGGAATTTATTCCCGTTTTGTTTATCGCATAGTTTTCACGCGACATTAGGAGGGCACGAGGGCACGGCAGCACGACAATACGACAATACGACAGCACGATAATACGATAATAAAATAATACAACAATACGATAAAATGAGAGTAAGAGGGTACGAAGGTAACGCGCCTGTTCGTTCTGCAATTTTTTAATGGCTTTTTAATTTACAATTACTAACACAGGGATGAAATGGAAATCCGGTATACAGTATTCGTTTCTTCTTCCACCAGTAAAGATTGAGAAGCCAGCCAATCCTGCCCAACTTGTAACAGGCCCCCGCCAGGTACTGCACTATGTCAACACAGAGTGGGTGACGAAAGACCGCAGTCTTCTGCGGGCTGAAGGCAGGGGGAGACCTCCCACGACTTATCTCTTGATACGATAATTGCCATTGCAAAGGACATTCATATTTTTATTAGCGGAAAAGATACCAAATCGGCAAAGAAATTTTCTCAAAATTTTTTCTTTTCTAATTATGATTACAAGCACTGCTTTGGATTAAACACTTCGATACCGATTCTGATTTCAATACCGACCCCGATCTATGAATAAGATTTTACCCTGCATATCAGGATTCCAGAAATCATCCCGATCCCGATATGAAGAACAAACATCTGAAAAAACCCATATTTCTTTTTATCACCACTCTTATCAGAAGTATTTTCTTTTTTACTGGACTTTTTTCTCACGAAAGGTATCTGAAATGGTCGAATTCTCTGAAATTGCAAAAGGAATGCGGGGGTCTGAAATACGGCGTCTGATGAAACTTGGATCCGATCCATCGATAATCTCCTTCTCAGGAGGAATGCCGGCTAACTCTCTTTTCCCCATCGATGTTCTGGATGAACTGTATAACAATTTGCCAAAGGAGGCCAAGCAGGCTGCCATGCAGTATGGTCCGACATCCGGCTATCCTCCACTTCTTGAGGCTCTCAAAAATTATCTGAAAAGCAAAGGCCTTCCACTTGATGGGCAGGATTTGATTATAACTACCGGAGCACAACAGGCAATAAACCTTTTAACCAAGGTGCTGGTCGACCCCGGTGACCTGGTTATCACCGAATCACCCAGTTTTATCGGTGCTCTTGCTGCTTTTAAATCCTACGGTGCAAATCTTGCCGGAATACCCATCGACAACGAGGGTATCAATATCCTCCAGCTGGAACAGGAACTGAATTCCCGCGCTTCACAGATAAAAATGCTGTACCTTTCTCCCTATTTTCACAACCCTGCCGGGATCACCTACAGCCAGAAACGAAAAGAAGACCTGCTGAATCTGCTCAAAGGAAGAGATCTGGTTCTATTAGAGGATGATCCATACGGGGAGCTCTACTTTGACGAAGCGGATAAAAGCCTCACGGTTCCCATGAAAGCATCGGGTATCGACACTGTGCCTATATGTTATGTAGGATCATTCGCAAAGATATTCGGGCCAGGACTGAGACTTGGATGGCTGCTTGGGCCTGAAGAGATTGTGGAAAAATGTGAGATGGCCAAGCAGTCCGCAGATGCCTGCTCGTCCACACTCACACAGGTTCTTGCTGCTGAATATTTGAATAAAGGGAAGCTTGCCCCATATCTTCAGTTCCTCAGGCCTGTTTACGCCAGAAGAGCAGGACTGATGCTTGATGCGCTCGAAAAGTACATGCCTGATTATGTATCCTGGACAAAACCCAGAGGCGGTTTTTATGTCTGGGCAACCATGCCGCAGAATATGGATTCATCTCTGGTATTTCAGGAATCAATCCGCAACGGCGCTGCTTTTGTGATCGGAAACGCTTTTGATCCCCACGGGGTTAAGAACAACTCCTTCCGCCTCGCGTTCTCACATACTCCAGAGGAGCGGATTGAGGAAGGAATCAAAATAATCGCGGATGCGATTAAAAAAGTGATGGAGAGTTCGGTGAGCGGTTCTGTTCGGTAAACTTACGGATCTGACAGTTCCCTCAGTTTCTCATTTGACATAAATTAAAAAAAACAGCAGCGGGAGGCCCTCTTCTCCCGCTGCCATTCCTGCGTGCGCTCCCTCTGCCTCTGCCTGATCAGGGTTTGAACCTGATCGCCTTTTGTCCATGTTTGAGATAAATTCCCGCCGGCAGCTTTTTGTCGGTTACATTGGTTCTTGAACCGCTTATTATTCTGCCAAGCGGGTCAAATACGATGTTGTTCCGGGTTGCAGGTGCAA harbors:
- a CDS encoding DUF2721 domain-containing protein — its product is MNLASRLTHTTPTLLFSAISLLLLAYTNRFHALAALIRDLHRRYMLKPEPLIFAQIKSLQKRITIIRNMQFIAAISFFFCTACVFLLFIGYLKAAEIAFITSITALMISLFLSALEINRSSDDINMQLRNLEEHK
- a CDS encoding peptide chain release factor-like protein gives rise to the protein MEEFHIPLSDEDLLAECEIFTFRSSGRGGQHVNKTESGVRLVHRPSGLAVTCRRERSQYLNRKACLKTLRFRLEKLNRKKPPRIPTKVPSGVKRKRRKLKEKTGIRKALRRKPQVEE
- a CDS encoding DUF362 domain-containing protein, with the translated sequence MAISRREFLASAAGAAVLATGNSFAQQTGSKSEVYVGKGSAAEMLPKILEKMGGISRFVKQDSRVLIKVNMSFPNPPDWGTGTSPEAVFTLAKMCIEAGAKRVIVCDNTIRDPEHCKEKTGIAAAIKDLKGSVLFIPKQDSMYVRKSDSRAKELRETDVVKEVYLCDTLISLPAAKSHSAGGVSLNLKGLMGLIKERGAFHREMDMHTAIAEQLYYIKPTLSIVDATRALLDNGPAGPGKVAELKTFVAGTDPVAVDSYAVTLASWYGKTFEGKQVKHLKVAGELGFGNVESDKISEIAV
- a CDS encoding 4Fe-4S binding protein, coding for MRTFRVISQIFFFLSFLFLFFFLNRNPAAYRWDSEILLWANPLTGLLTTIASRSFYVPIAVTAAAIMILTALFGRFFCGFFCPLGSIIDFLDKFIFEKMRSAGRRIPGFFRRIKYVLLIVLIVLAMFGSFFPLIADPLTITTRFLTVLVNPVLSVFGVDLLNLTGWIWPPVVERISGFFSSAVPLYYGVILTVILLLLVTAGGFWQKRFWCANICPTGAFLGLLSRFTFFRRAVNAAKCNSCSRCAAVCPTGTIDKKNVSGTDVSECIECGVCVELKDGCSSFQLLRPQFTGGSGPDLQRRHLLAGVAGGVLMLPVFRATAINKRDDHGRLIRPPGALPEEKFLARCSGCGECMKVCPTNGLQPCMFTDGFSRLYTPKLVPRIGGCEEKCSLCGNVCPNGAIRKLPLEEKQFAKIGTAVIDRHKCLAWAQNRECLVCDEVCPYNAIEFRMVDTVKGRFKVPVVFEDLCAGCGLCEQNCPIFDQAAIVVYKFGENRRESGEYASVWQKEVIRERRRKSDSVHLDNELDYAGESGEVSEGFSDGFIE
- a CDS encoding energy transducer TonB; translation: MVRRFRKAAAILLILILAILINALLFSIFPLLQRLFSSGIDSAANQRKPLETVIEYRKPEEKKENPVEQKFRKISNPLSGQRSDPVSFKFTPDLSVEGSGEVVMEQQDLQAVVFEEGETDEAAVPLYKPPIEYPRRARELEIEGVLEMLIVIDMQGKVKNIDIVRSPHSSITAAARKTVSTWRFKPARNKNIPVQVRVRQIVEFNLD
- a CDS encoding biopolymer transporter ExbD; this encodes MFEDYALFDDDSQTADINISPLIDMVFILLIFFVITTNFNRQTGVDVSKPKAQTAVFQGQKTMLVGISREGSIHVFGRQVGIERLRYLVSQELEKRPDMSIVIIADRKAMIEKAVEVMDQCALAGAKHVSIAADRE
- a CDS encoding MotA/TolQ/ExbB proton channel family protein; the protein is MIRVVLDTFNQGGWIMWPILMVSIVVWFTGLMKLYELWSLERARRIFVSAFEKGIRISSELVRTGDRHFDRLIKNLSGSNLSPVAFRMYFREFLLSIVPFTNQGLDSMAAFITVAPLLGLLGTVVGMIQTFDVITTFGVGNPALTAEGISVALLTTEAGLIAAFPGLLLHNFINNRKTRFQKQLFIDGESIVKRFSGNGKQAGKHV